ACATTGAGGAATATCCAGAAAGGCATTTAGGGAATCGGTCTGATTCTATCTCTGTTCGTTCCGTTTGAAGAAAAGAAGGATCCCAAAGAATCGATCTTTCTTTTAGTTGTTGAATCTCTCTTTGATTGATCAATGTGTGATATTCTGAATCCTCATTACTAATGGAATCGAAATGATCTCTGGATTGATCAGAGGATCCTTTCAATTGGCTAGAATCCGTTACTTGAACGAAACTAGATCTTGTGGAATCATATTGAATATTTGACGATGCATTCCGTACCTTGCTAAAAAACCGATCCTTGTTTAACAACCACACATTGTCTAACCAATTCTCTCTCGATATGTTCCTCAAAAAATCCGATTCGTGCGGATTCTTCCCCCAACTAAAGAAGAGATCTTGGCGGAATTGCCGCATATGAAATTGAGCACAATTTTGCATAGCCCACTTGTTTCTCGAGAAGAGATGGGAAACATGCTCAATTTCATTTGATTGAATAGTTGACCCAGCTCCTTGTTGTTTGAAGAAACCCTCCGCTTCCATTGGTATTTTTTCACGAAAAGCAAACATGAGATAACAAATCCAGTCTTTCACTAAGATTTCGAATAGCTGTCCCGAATTCAAGTTGATTATGTTTCGCCTCTTCCTCGGAGAAAGACGATCAAACAATTCCCAATCATGGTCCTTGCGGATCGGATCATCCAtataatatacaaaaagaaactcCAGATATTTGATATCTTTCTCTTTGAATGAGATCTCAATTCCAGCGACGGTTTCATTAGATATCTTACAACTAGAAGCCCTCTTTTTTCCGATCCAGTTCCTCCACCACCGCGAACCCCAGTTAGATTCAGGCATGATACACTTTTTAGTTATTGGGAGAACCCAAGTACTCTCTTTCGGATCCAGGAAACAGCTCTCAGAgatcttttttccttttggaagATACAGGAGCGAAACAATCAACCTATTGATATTGGAAGACCCAAAAGATTCTTCCAATGTATCATTTCTGGGTCCAATGAAATTCATAGGTATAGGAAGAAGCCCTGTCAAATAGAGATTTTTTCTTTCGACCATCTTTCGATTGTTAATACGATATATAAGGACCGCTACTACAAATAGTACTACACCCTTGATCGTGAAATATCGATTGCTTGTTGAACCCTGTAAATGTGAATTGCGTGAAAGTAGGATACTCCAAATTCGGGAGTCCAAGAGTTTTATAAAACGTTCTTGATggaaaaaaatgtgaataaaagaTCCCACTGAATTGAATTTGGTCCATGAATCTAAGAAATAGTGAGAATTCTGGATCTCTCTCAATATCTCTCTCAATTCGAAAATCCAGGATTTGAATTGATGTCCTTTCATTGAGTCCTCCTAAATTGCATTGATTTATCCTAAAGATTTCATttcaattggaatttggttATTCACCATGTACGAGGATCCCCGCTAAGCATCCATGGCTGAATGGTTAAAGCGCCCAACTCATAATTGGCGAATTCGTAGGTTCAATTCCTACTGGATGCACGCCAATGGGACCCTCCAATAAGTCTATTGGAATTGGCTCTGTATCAATGGAATCTCATCATCCATACATAACGAATTggtgtggtatattcatatcaTAACATatgaacagtaagaactagCATTCTTATTGAGACTAGAACTCATAGGGAAGAAAATAGATTTATGGATGGAATCAAATATGCAGTATTTACAGACAAAAGTATTCGGTTATTGGGGAAAAATCAATATACTTCTAATGTCGAATCAGGATCAACTAGGACAGAAATAAAGCATTGGGTCGAACTCTTCTTTGGTGTCAAGGTAATAGCTATGAATAGTCATCGACTCCCCGGAAAGGGTAGAAGAATGGGAACTATTATGGGACATACAATGCATTACAGACGTATGATCATTACGCTTCAACCGGGTTATTCTATTCCACCTCTTAGaaagaaaagaacttaaatCAAAATACTTAATAGCATGGCGATACATTTATACAAAACTTCTACCCCGAGCACACGCAATGGAGCCGTAGACAGTCAAGTGAAATCCAATCCACGAAATAATTTGATCTATGGACAGCATCGTTGTGGTAAAGGTCGTAATGCCAGAGGAATCATTACCGCAGGGCATAGAGGGGGAGGTCATAAGCGTCTATACCGTAAAATCGATTTTCGACGGAATGAAAAAGACATATATGGTAGAATCGTAACTATAGAATACGACCCTAATCGAAATGCATACATTTGTCTCATACACTATGGGGATGGTGAGAAAAGATATATTTTACATCCCAGAGGGGCTATAATTGGAGATACCATTGTTTCTGGTACAGAAGTTCCTATAAAAATGGGAAATGCCCTACCTTTGAGTGCGGTTTGAACTATTGATTTACGTAATTGGAAGTAACCAATTAGGTTTACGACGAAACCTAGAAATCGATCACTGATCCAATTTGAGTACCTCTACAGGATAGACCTCAACAGAAAACTGAAGAGTAACGGCAGCAAGTGATTGAGTTCAGTAGTTCCTCATATAAAATTATTGACTCTAGAGATATAGTAATATGGAGAAGACAAAATTGTTTCAAGCACCTACAGAACCAGAAGCGCCCCTTGTTTCAAAGAGAGGAGGACGGGTTATTCACATTTCATTTGATGGTCAGAGGCGAATTGAAAGCTAAGCAGTGGTAATTCTAAGGATTCCCCCCGGGGAAAAATAGAGATGTCTCCTACGTTACCCGTAATATGTGGAAGTATCGACGTAATTTCATAGAGTCATTCGGTCTGAATGCTACATGAAGAACATAAGCCAGATGAAGGAACGGGAAGACCTAGGATGTAGAAGAGCATAACATGAGTTATTCGGCATATTTTGATTCCTATATATCCACTCATGTGGTACTTcattatatgatatatataagAATTATACGATATATATAAGATCCATCTGTATAGATATCATCATCTACATCCAGAAAGCCGTATGCTTTGGAAGAAGCTTGTACAGTTTGGGAAGGGGTTTTGATTGATCAAAAAGAAGAATCTACTTCAACCGATATGCCCTTAGGCACGGCCATACATAACATAGAAATCACACTTGGAAAGGGTGGACAATTAGCTAGAGCAGCAGGTGCTGTAGCGAAACTGATTGCAAAAGAGGGGAAATCGGCCACATTAAAATTACCTTCTGGGGAGGTCCGTTTGATATCCAAAAACTGCTCAGCAACAGTCGGACAAGTGGGGAATGTTGGGGTGAACCAGAAAAGTTTGGGTAAAGCCGGATCTAAATGTTGGCTGGGTAAGCGTCCTGTAGTAAGAGGAGTAGTTATGAACCCTGTAGACCATCCCCATGGGGGTGGTGAAGGGAGGGCCCCAATTGGTAGAAAAAAACCCGCAACCCCTTGGGGTTATCCTGCACTTGGAAGAAGAAGTAGAAAAAGGAATAAATATAGTGATAATTTGATTCTTCGTCGCCGTAGTAAATAGGCGAGAAaatagaatttgtttcttcgtctttacaaaaaagaaataaaaacaaaaataggaGTAATTAATTGTGACACGttcactaaaaaaaaatccttttgtAGCAAATCatttattaagaaaaataaatacacttaacacaaaagcagaaaaagaaataatagtAACCTGGTCCCGAGCGtcttatatatatttaatattaaattaattaatattatgggCGAACGACGGGAATTGAACCCGCGCATGGTGGATTCACAATCCACTGCCTTGATCCACTTGGCTACATCCGCCCCCTGTAGTattacaaattaataatttttccGCCATTTATCATTACTTGTAAGATAAAATACAACCTAAATTGAaaactttattcttttttttttactaaaaaaaaaaaaagaataaaacaaaTAGTTAAGTAataactaaaaaaatactaaaactAAATAGTAAAGGAGCAATAACAAACCTCTTGATATaacaagaaattttttattactcCTTTACTTTCAAGAACTAATATATACTAAGACCAAAGTCTTATCCATTTATAGATGGAACTTCAACAGCAGCTAGGTCTAGAGGGAAATTATGAGCATTACGTTCATGCATAACTTCCATACCAAGGTTAGCGCGGTTAATAATATCAGCCCAAGTATTAATTACACGACCTTGACTATCAACTACAGATTGATTGAAATTAAAACCATTTAAGTTGAAAGCCATAGTGCTGATACCTAAAGCGGTGAACCAGATACCTACTACAGGCCAAGCAGCTAGGAAGAAGTGTAAAGAACGAGAATTGTTGAAACTAGCATATTGGAAGATCAATCGGCCAAAATAACCATGAGCGGCTACGATATTGTAGGTTTCTTCCTCTTGACCGAATCTGTAACCTTCATTAGCAGATTCATTTTCTGTGGTTTCCCTGATCAAACTAGAGGTTACCAAAGACCCATGCATAGCACTGAATAGGGAGCCACCGAATACACCAGCTACGCCTAACATGTGAAATGGGTGCATAAGGATGTTGTGCTCAGCTTGGAATACAATCATGAAATTGAAAGTACCGGAGATTCCTAGAGGCATACCGTCAGAAAAGCTTCCTTGACCAATTGGATATATCAAGAAAACAGCAGTAGCAGCTGCAACAGGAGCTGAATATGCAACAGCAATCCAAGGGCGCATACCCAGACGGAAACTAAGTTCCCACTCACGACCCATGTAGCAAGCTACACCAAGTAAGAAGTGTAGAACAATTAGCTCATAAGGACCACCATAGTATAACCATTCATCAACGGAAGCCGCTTCCCATATAGGGTAAAAGTGCAAACCTATAGCTGCAGAAGTAGGAATAATGGCACCAGAAATAATATTGTTTCCATAAAGTAAAGATCCAGAAACAGGTTCACGAATACCATCAATATCTACCGGAGGTGCagcaatgaaagcaataataAATACAGAAGTTGCGGTCAATAAAGTAGGGAtcatcaaaacaccaaaccatcCAATGTAAAGACGGTTTTCAGTGCTGGTTATCCAGTTACAAAAGCGACCCCATAGGCTTTCGCTTTCGCGTCTCTCTAAAATTGCAGTCATGGTAAAATCTTggtttatttaataattaatcatCAGGGACTCCCAAGCACACGAATTCTCTATAAATAGATAAAGAGAAATAATAGATAATTGAGGGCTTGTTATTCAACAGTATAACATGACTTATATACCCATGTCAACCAATACCGATAGATATCTATGTTATTATATATCTATATTTATTGAAATGAATTTAAAGGATTTATATACACATGATTTCGATATGCTAATTATAATGGGTTGCCCGGGACTCGAACCCGGAACTAGTCGGATGGAGTAGATAATTTCCTTGattatcaaattttaaattaggTAAAAAATCCCTCCCCAAACCGTGCTTGCATTTTTCATTGCACACGGCTTTCCCTATGTATACATCTAAAATTAAGTTCCTTCCCTATACACGACTCTAAGAAAGTTGAATACTCAGTTGATCAACCCTTAATCTTACTGGATGAACATTTcataatagaaataaattaattttttgttatctcttcgttatttaatatttaaatagaATTTCCATTTCTACGATCGCATAACCAATTATTCATGATTGACTAGATCATTGATGCAAAAAATATCCAAATACCAAATTCGACCTCTATAAAACTTCTTCAAAGTATAAGAAG
The nucleotide sequence above comes from Malus sylvestris chromosome 16, drMalSylv7.2, whole genome shotgun sequence. Encoded proteins:
- the LOC126608299 gene encoding photosystem II protein D1-like is translated as MTAILERRESESLWGRFCNWITSTENRLYIGWFGVLMIPTLLTATSVFIIAFIAAPPVDIDGIREPVSGSLLYGNNIISGAIIPTSAAIGLHFYPIWEAASVDEWLYYGGPYELIVLHFLLGVACYMGREWELSFRLGMRPWIAVAYSAPVAAATAVFLIYPIGQGSFSDGMPLGISGTFNFMIVFQAEHNILMHPFHMLGVAGVFGGSLFSAMHGSLVTSSLIRETTENESANEGYRFGQEEETYNIVAAHGYFGRLIFQYASFNNSRSLHFFLAAWPVVGIWFTALGISTMAFNLNGFNFNQSVVDSQGRVINTWADIINRANLGMEVMHERNAHNFPLDLAAVEVPSING